From one Mytilus edulis chromosome 1, xbMytEdul2.2, whole genome shotgun sequence genomic stretch:
- the LOC139484895 gene encoding uncharacterized protein translates to MPKTTADKARGIRWNFNTVLEDLDFADYLALLSLKLSDLDEKTQKLTTEGEKVGNKLNPKKMITLYKEKLKEVDKFIYIEAVMDKEGGGSSEIKNRIQKVIGTFHRLKNIWYAGGIGRKTKKDTCINHYLI, encoded by the coding sequence ATGCCCAAAACAACTGCAGACAAAGCCAGAGGGATACGATGGAACTTTAATACTGTTCTAGAAGATCTTGACTTTGCTGACTACTTAGCACTTCTTTCCTTAAAACTTAGCGACCTTGATGAAAAaacgcagaaattaacaactgaagGTGAAAAAGTTGGAAATAAACTTAACCCCAAAAAAATGATAACACTATACAAGGAGAAATTAAAAGAAGTAGACAAGTTTATATACATTGAAGCAGTCATGGACAAAGAGGGAGGGGGAAGTAGCGAAATCAAGAACAGAATACAGAAAGTAATAGGGACATTCCATCGCCTAAAAAATATATGGTACGCAGGAGGAATTGGccgaaaaacaaaaaaagacacctgtataaatcattatttaatatga